The Triticum dicoccoides isolate Atlit2015 ecotype Zavitan chromosome 6A, WEW_v2.0, whole genome shotgun sequence genome has a window encoding:
- the LOC119318809 gene encoding trigger factor-like produces MASWKGPWNQYSSSDDDICSPDFMEGPKEPSETDTEEEHSENHEEDEEEEEDDDEDVDDSDGDDDDFDDSDNDDGGHKKPTVSGKKYPRQYNGAKVASKKKKE; encoded by the exons atggcctcctggaaagggccaTGGAACCAGTACTCCTCGAGTGACGACGACATCTGCAGTCCTGAT TTCATGGAAGGGCCAAAGGAGCCATCAGAGACCGACACGGAGGAGGAGCACTCGGAGAACCatgaagaagatgaggaggaggaggaggacgacgacgaggatgtcGATGACAGTGATGGCGACGATGACGACTTTGATGACAGTGATAATGACGACGGCGGCCACAAGAAGCCGACAGTAAGCGGCAAGAAGTATCCTCGCCAATACAATGGCGCAAAAGTGgcatccaagaagaagaaggagtag